One genomic window of Glycine soja cultivar W05 chromosome 9, ASM419377v2, whole genome shotgun sequence includes the following:
- the LOC114425304 gene encoding uncharacterized protein LOC114425304 isoform X8, whose amino-acid sequence MEDDKRKRKNKKKKNKQNKNVENGVGETANRDQNLVSNGKDEHTNLSETANEQSSNVDSNGVGETSSRDQNLVNNGKDEPALLSGVTHEQSMNADRNGVVETPNSDQNLVKSGKDKNIPPLEFADGQSTNMDSNGHLPNGKECAISEETIRKLKEENDIHIQKETLSKETIRKLKAENDMHIQKEAIMEETIRKLTEQNDLHMQKEIASEETIRKLKEKHDVHVQKEAISEDTIRNLKEKNDMHMQKETLSQETIRKLKEENEGHIQKEAISKETIKKFEEENDKLVQKETSLEMRIAQLQSENNSLLQKEATLVERTNQLLNEKEVLSLKGESLEQKIYLLESDLSSLVEKENSAKDTISKLNGNIAVLQVQVEELEESRNNLFLENQQLREKVSSLESTVQNHENSNASSCSRDAPEKDLASENKDLKSEIEAAFTLVEKLMAENAELVEKVTELCVELDHQSAVTEPNEMTEFAKPTGVAIPPPESAEYASVSAPKLNSLEETSVKDNGNSFNDAKHVVGVMSNSSLLSDDAGEIVQIPLDDNEIQDIELQDAKNVENDADAVPITDAPLIGAPFRLISFVANFVSGADLVDPSSSNTAR is encoded by the exons ATGGAGGATGacaagaggaagaggaagaacaagaagaagaagaacaagcaGAACAAGAATGTGGAAAATGGGGTTGGAGAAACTGCCAATAGGGATCAGAATCTGGTGAGTAATGGAAAGGATGAGCATACTAATCTTTCCGAGACTGCAAATGAGCAAAGCTCGAATGTTGATTCGAATGGGGTTGGAGAGACATCAAGTAGGGATCAGAATCTGGTAAATAATGGTAAGGATGAACCTGCTCTTCTTTCAGGAGTCACCCATGAGCAAAGTATGAACGCAGATCGGAACGGGGTTGTTGAAACCCCCAATAGCGATCAAAATCTGGTGAAAAGTGGAAAGGATAAGAATATTCCACCATTGGAGTTTGCAGATGGGCAAAGCACTAATAtggattcaaatggtcatctgCCAAATGGTAAAGAATGT GCCATATCAGAAGAGACAATCaggaaattaaaagaagaaaatgatataCATATTCAGAAAGAG ACTTTATCAAAGGAGACAATCAGGAAATTAAAGGCAGAAAATGATATGCACATTCAAAAGGAG GCCATAATGGAAGAGACAATCAGAAAATTAACAGAACAAAATGACTTGCATATGCAGAAAGag ATTGCATCAGAAGAGACTATcagaaaattgaaagaaaaacatgatgTGCATGTTCAGAAAGag GCTATATCAGAAGATACAATtagaaatttgaaagaaaaaaatgatatgcACATGCAGAAAGAG ACCCTGTCACAGGAGAcaataagaaaattgaaagaagaaaatgaagggcaCATTCAGAAAGAG GCCATATCAAAGGAGACAATTAAAAAATTcgaagaagaaaatgataaactaGTTCAGAAAGAG ACTAGTCTGGAAATGAGAATTGCACAATTGCAAAGTGAGAATAATTCCTTACTTCAAAAAGAG GCTACATTGGTGGAAAGAACCAATCAGTTGCTGAATGAAAAGGAAGTTTTGAGCCTGAAAGGG GAGAgtttagaacaaaaaatatatcttctgGAGAGCGATTTGAGTTCTTTAGTCGAGAAGGAG AATTCAGCTAAAGACACTATTTCAAAGCTGAATGGCAACATTGCTGTGCTACAGGTGCAG GTGGAAGAGTTGGAGGAGTCCAGGAATAatctttttctagaaaaccAGCAATTGAGGGAAAAAGTGTCGAGTCTAGAGTCAACGGTCCAAAATCATGAAAACAGTAACGCTTCTTCCTGCTCACGGGATGCACCTGAAAAG GATCTTGCTTCTGAAAACAAGGACTTGAAGTCTGAAATTGAAGCAGCCTTTACGTTGGTGGAGAAATTGATGGCTGAAAATGCGGAACTTGTGGAGAAG GTCACCGAGTTATGTGTTGAGTTGGATCACCAAAGTGCAGTCACTGAACCCAATGAGATGACTGAATTTGCTAAACCTACTGGTGTTGCCATTCCTCCACCAGAATCTGCTGAGTATGCGTCTGTGTCGGCCCCCAAGTTGAATTCATTGGAAGAGACTTCAGTGAAGGATAATGGTAACTCTTTTAATGACGCTAAGCATGTTGTTGGGGTAATGTCAAACTCGTCGTTGTTATCTGATGATGCTGGAGAAATCGTGCAAATTCCATTGGATGATAATGAAATACAAGATATAGAGTTGCAGGATGCTAAGAATGTGGAAAATGATGCTGATGCCGTGCCAATTACAGATGCTCCCCTTATCGGTGCTCCATTTCGTTTGATATCATTTGTTGCTAATTTTGTTAGTGGTGCTGACTTGGTTGACCCAAGCTCTTCAAACACCGCTCGTTGA
- the LOC114425304 gene encoding uncharacterized protein LOC114425304 isoform X6, with amino-acid sequence MEDDKRKRKNKKKKNKQNKNVENGVGETANRDQNLVSNGKDEHTNLSETANEQSSNVDSNGVGETSSRDQNLVNNGKDEPALLSGVTHEQSMNADRNGVVETPNSDQNLVKSGKDKNIPPLEFADGQSTNMDSNGHLPNGKECAISEETIRKLKEENDIHIQKETLSKETIRKLKAENDMHIQKEAIMEETIRKLTEQNDLHMQKEIASEETIRKLKEKHDVHVQKEAISEDTIRNLKEKNDMHMQKETLSQETIRKLKEENEGHIQKEAISKETIKKFEEENDKLVQKETSLEMRIAQLQSENNSLLQKEAGLVERSNQLLNEKVGLETRFTQLHSENNSLLQKEATLVERTNQLLNEKEVLSLKGESLEQKIYLLESDLSSLVEKENSAKDTISKLNGNIAVLQVQVEELEESRNNLFLENQQLREKVSSLESTVQNHENSNASSCSRDAPEKDLASENKDLKSEIEAAFTLVEKLMAENAELVEKVTELCVELDHQSAVTEPNEMTEFAKPTGVAIPPPESAEYASVSAPKLNSLEETSVKDNGNSFNDAKHVVGVMSNSSLLSDDAGEIVQIPLDDNEIQDIELQDAKNVENDADAVPITDAPLIGAPFRLISFVANFVSGADLVDPSSSNTAR; translated from the exons ATGGAGGATGacaagaggaagaggaagaacaagaagaagaagaacaagcaGAACAAGAATGTGGAAAATGGGGTTGGAGAAACTGCCAATAGGGATCAGAATCTGGTGAGTAATGGAAAGGATGAGCATACTAATCTTTCCGAGACTGCAAATGAGCAAAGCTCGAATGTTGATTCGAATGGGGTTGGAGAGACATCAAGTAGGGATCAGAATCTGGTAAATAATGGTAAGGATGAACCTGCTCTTCTTTCAGGAGTCACCCATGAGCAAAGTATGAACGCAGATCGGAACGGGGTTGTTGAAACCCCCAATAGCGATCAAAATCTGGTGAAAAGTGGAAAGGATAAGAATATTCCACCATTGGAGTTTGCAGATGGGCAAAGCACTAATAtggattcaaatggtcatctgCCAAATGGTAAAGAATGT GCCATATCAGAAGAGACAATCaggaaattaaaagaagaaaatgatataCATATTCAGAAAGAG ACTTTATCAAAGGAGACAATCAGGAAATTAAAGGCAGAAAATGATATGCACATTCAAAAGGAG GCCATAATGGAAGAGACAATCAGAAAATTAACAGAACAAAATGACTTGCATATGCAGAAAGag ATTGCATCAGAAGAGACTATcagaaaattgaaagaaaaacatgatgTGCATGTTCAGAAAGag GCTATATCAGAAGATACAATtagaaatttgaaagaaaaaaatgatatgcACATGCAGAAAGAG ACCCTGTCACAGGAGAcaataagaaaattgaaagaagaaaatgaagggcaCATTCAGAAAGAG GCCATATCAAAGGAGACAATTAAAAAATTcgaagaagaaaatgataaactaGTTCAGAAAGAG ACTAGTCTGGAAATGAGAATTGCACAATTGCAAAGTGAGAATAATTCCTTACTTCAAAAAGAG GCTGGATTGGTGGAAAGAAGTAATCAGTTGCTGAATGAAAAG GTTGGACTGGAAACAAGATTCACACAATTGCACAGCGAGAATAATTCCTTACTTCAAAAAGAG GCTACATTGGTGGAAAGAACCAATCAGTTGCTGAATGAAAAGGAAGTTTTGAGCCTGAAAGGG GAGAgtttagaacaaaaaatatatcttctgGAGAGCGATTTGAGTTCTTTAGTCGAGAAGGAG AATTCAGCTAAAGACACTATTTCAAAGCTGAATGGCAACATTGCTGTGCTACAGGTGCAG GTGGAAGAGTTGGAGGAGTCCAGGAATAatctttttctagaaaaccAGCAATTGAGGGAAAAAGTGTCGAGTCTAGAGTCAACGGTCCAAAATCATGAAAACAGTAACGCTTCTTCCTGCTCACGGGATGCACCTGAAAAG GATCTTGCTTCTGAAAACAAGGACTTGAAGTCTGAAATTGAAGCAGCCTTTACGTTGGTGGAGAAATTGATGGCTGAAAATGCGGAACTTGTGGAGAAG GTCACCGAGTTATGTGTTGAGTTGGATCACCAAAGTGCAGTCACTGAACCCAATGAGATGACTGAATTTGCTAAACCTACTGGTGTTGCCATTCCTCCACCAGAATCTGCTGAGTATGCGTCTGTGTCGGCCCCCAAGTTGAATTCATTGGAAGAGACTTCAGTGAAGGATAATGGTAACTCTTTTAATGACGCTAAGCATGTTGTTGGGGTAATGTCAAACTCGTCGTTGTTATCTGATGATGCTGGAGAAATCGTGCAAATTCCATTGGATGATAATGAAATACAAGATATAGAGTTGCAGGATGCTAAGAATGTGGAAAATGATGCTGATGCCGTGCCAATTACAGATGCTCCCCTTATCGGTGCTCCATTTCGTTTGATATCATTTGTTGCTAATTTTGTTAGTGGTGCTGACTTGGTTGACCCAAGCTCTTCAAACACCGCTCGTTGA
- the LOC114425304 gene encoding uncharacterized protein LOC114425304 isoform X3: protein MEDDKRKRKNKKKKNKQNKNVENGVGETANRDQNLVSNGKDEHTNLSETANEQSSNVDSNGVGETSSRDQNLVNNGKDEPALLSGVTHEQSMNADRNGVVETPNSDQNLVKSGKDKNIPPLEFADGQSTNMDSNGHLPNGKECAISEETIRKLKEENDIHIQKETLSKETIRKLKAENDMHIQKEAIMEETIRKLTEQNDLHMQKEIASEETIRKLKEKHDVHVQKEAISEDTIRNLKEKNDMHMQKETLSQETIRKLKEENEGHIQKEAISKETIKKFEEENDKLVQKETSLEMRIAQLQSENNSLLQKEAGLVERSNQLLNEKESLERKINLLENDLSSFCEKEVGLETRFTQLHSENNSLLQKEATLVERTNQLLNEKEVLSLKGESLEQKIYLLESDLSSLVEKENSAKDTISKLNGNIAVLQVQVEELEESRNNLFLENQQLREKVSSLESTVQNHENSNASSCSRDAPEKDLASENKDLKSEIEAAFTLVEKLMAENAELVEKVTELCVELDHQSAVTEPNEMTEFAKPTGVAIPPPESAEYASVSAPKLNSLEETSVKDNGNSFNDAKHVVGVMSNSSLLSDDAGEIVQIPLDDNEIQDIELQDAKNVENDADAVPITDAPLIGAPFRLISFVANFVSGADLVDPSSSNTAR, encoded by the exons ATGGAGGATGacaagaggaagaggaagaacaagaagaagaagaacaagcaGAACAAGAATGTGGAAAATGGGGTTGGAGAAACTGCCAATAGGGATCAGAATCTGGTGAGTAATGGAAAGGATGAGCATACTAATCTTTCCGAGACTGCAAATGAGCAAAGCTCGAATGTTGATTCGAATGGGGTTGGAGAGACATCAAGTAGGGATCAGAATCTGGTAAATAATGGTAAGGATGAACCTGCTCTTCTTTCAGGAGTCACCCATGAGCAAAGTATGAACGCAGATCGGAACGGGGTTGTTGAAACCCCCAATAGCGATCAAAATCTGGTGAAAAGTGGAAAGGATAAGAATATTCCACCATTGGAGTTTGCAGATGGGCAAAGCACTAATAtggattcaaatggtcatctgCCAAATGGTAAAGAATGT GCCATATCAGAAGAGACAATCaggaaattaaaagaagaaaatgatataCATATTCAGAAAGAG ACTTTATCAAAGGAGACAATCAGGAAATTAAAGGCAGAAAATGATATGCACATTCAAAAGGAG GCCATAATGGAAGAGACAATCAGAAAATTAACAGAACAAAATGACTTGCATATGCAGAAAGag ATTGCATCAGAAGAGACTATcagaaaattgaaagaaaaacatgatgTGCATGTTCAGAAAGag GCTATATCAGAAGATACAATtagaaatttgaaagaaaaaaatgatatgcACATGCAGAAAGAG ACCCTGTCACAGGAGAcaataagaaaattgaaagaagaaaatgaagggcaCATTCAGAAAGAG GCCATATCAAAGGAGACAATTAAAAAATTcgaagaagaaaatgataaactaGTTCAGAAAGAG ACTAGTCTGGAAATGAGAATTGCACAATTGCAAAGTGAGAATAATTCCTTACTTCAAAAAGAG GCTGGATTGGTGGAAAGAAGTAATCAGTTGCTGAATGAAAAG GAGAGTTTAGAGCGAAAAATAAATCTTCTGGAGAATGATTTGAGTTCTTTTTGTGAGAAAGAA GTTGGACTGGAAACAAGATTCACACAATTGCACAGCGAGAATAATTCCTTACTTCAAAAAGAG GCTACATTGGTGGAAAGAACCAATCAGTTGCTGAATGAAAAGGAAGTTTTGAGCCTGAAAGGG GAGAgtttagaacaaaaaatatatcttctgGAGAGCGATTTGAGTTCTTTAGTCGAGAAGGAG AATTCAGCTAAAGACACTATTTCAAAGCTGAATGGCAACATTGCTGTGCTACAGGTGCAG GTGGAAGAGTTGGAGGAGTCCAGGAATAatctttttctagaaaaccAGCAATTGAGGGAAAAAGTGTCGAGTCTAGAGTCAACGGTCCAAAATCATGAAAACAGTAACGCTTCTTCCTGCTCACGGGATGCACCTGAAAAG GATCTTGCTTCTGAAAACAAGGACTTGAAGTCTGAAATTGAAGCAGCCTTTACGTTGGTGGAGAAATTGATGGCTGAAAATGCGGAACTTGTGGAGAAG GTCACCGAGTTATGTGTTGAGTTGGATCACCAAAGTGCAGTCACTGAACCCAATGAGATGACTGAATTTGCTAAACCTACTGGTGTTGCCATTCCTCCACCAGAATCTGCTGAGTATGCGTCTGTGTCGGCCCCCAAGTTGAATTCATTGGAAGAGACTTCAGTGAAGGATAATGGTAACTCTTTTAATGACGCTAAGCATGTTGTTGGGGTAATGTCAAACTCGTCGTTGTTATCTGATGATGCTGGAGAAATCGTGCAAATTCCATTGGATGATAATGAAATACAAGATATAGAGTTGCAGGATGCTAAGAATGTGGAAAATGATGCTGATGCCGTGCCAATTACAGATGCTCCCCTTATCGGTGCTCCATTTCGTTTGATATCATTTGTTGCTAATTTTGTTAGTGGTGCTGACTTGGTTGACCCAAGCTCTTCAAACACCGCTCGTTGA
- the LOC114425304 gene encoding uncharacterized protein LOC114425304 isoform X5 yields MEDDKRKRKNKKKKNKQNKNVENGVGETANRDQNLVSNGKDEHTNLSETANEQSSNVDSNGVGETSSRDQNLVNNGKDEPALLSGVTHEQSMNADRNGVVETPNSDQNLVKSGKDKNIPPLEFADGQSTNMDSNGHLPNGKECAISEETIRKLKEENDIHIQKETLSKETIRKLKAENDMHIQKEAIMEETIRKLTEQNDLHMQKEIASEETIRKLKEKHDVHVQKEAISEDTIRNLKEKNDMHMQKETLSQETIRKLKEENEGHIQKEAISKETIKKFEEENDKLVQKETSLEMRIAQLQSENNSLLQKEAGLVERSNQLLNEKVVLSLKAVGLETRFTQLHSENNSLLQKEATLVERTNQLLNEKEVLSLKGESLEQKIYLLESDLSSLVEKENSAKDTISKLNGNIAVLQVQVEELEESRNNLFLENQQLREKVSSLESTVQNHENSNASSCSRDAPEKDLASENKDLKSEIEAAFTLVEKLMAENAELVEKVTELCVELDHQSAVTEPNEMTEFAKPTGVAIPPPESAEYASVSAPKLNSLEETSVKDNGNSFNDAKHVVGVMSNSSLLSDDAGEIVQIPLDDNEIQDIELQDAKNVENDADAVPITDAPLIGAPFRLISFVANFVSGADLVDPSSSNTAR; encoded by the exons ATGGAGGATGacaagaggaagaggaagaacaagaagaagaagaacaagcaGAACAAGAATGTGGAAAATGGGGTTGGAGAAACTGCCAATAGGGATCAGAATCTGGTGAGTAATGGAAAGGATGAGCATACTAATCTTTCCGAGACTGCAAATGAGCAAAGCTCGAATGTTGATTCGAATGGGGTTGGAGAGACATCAAGTAGGGATCAGAATCTGGTAAATAATGGTAAGGATGAACCTGCTCTTCTTTCAGGAGTCACCCATGAGCAAAGTATGAACGCAGATCGGAACGGGGTTGTTGAAACCCCCAATAGCGATCAAAATCTGGTGAAAAGTGGAAAGGATAAGAATATTCCACCATTGGAGTTTGCAGATGGGCAAAGCACTAATAtggattcaaatggtcatctgCCAAATGGTAAAGAATGT GCCATATCAGAAGAGACAATCaggaaattaaaagaagaaaatgatataCATATTCAGAAAGAG ACTTTATCAAAGGAGACAATCAGGAAATTAAAGGCAGAAAATGATATGCACATTCAAAAGGAG GCCATAATGGAAGAGACAATCAGAAAATTAACAGAACAAAATGACTTGCATATGCAGAAAGag ATTGCATCAGAAGAGACTATcagaaaattgaaagaaaaacatgatgTGCATGTTCAGAAAGag GCTATATCAGAAGATACAATtagaaatttgaaagaaaaaaatgatatgcACATGCAGAAAGAG ACCCTGTCACAGGAGAcaataagaaaattgaaagaagaaaatgaagggcaCATTCAGAAAGAG GCCATATCAAAGGAGACAATTAAAAAATTcgaagaagaaaatgataaactaGTTCAGAAAGAG ACTAGTCTGGAAATGAGAATTGCACAATTGCAAAGTGAGAATAATTCCTTACTTCAAAAAGAG GCTGGATTGGTGGAAAGAAGTAATCAGTTGCTGAATGAAAAGGTAGTTTTGAGCCTGAAAGCT GTTGGACTGGAAACAAGATTCACACAATTGCACAGCGAGAATAATTCCTTACTTCAAAAAGAG GCTACATTGGTGGAAAGAACCAATCAGTTGCTGAATGAAAAGGAAGTTTTGAGCCTGAAAGGG GAGAgtttagaacaaaaaatatatcttctgGAGAGCGATTTGAGTTCTTTAGTCGAGAAGGAG AATTCAGCTAAAGACACTATTTCAAAGCTGAATGGCAACATTGCTGTGCTACAGGTGCAG GTGGAAGAGTTGGAGGAGTCCAGGAATAatctttttctagaaaaccAGCAATTGAGGGAAAAAGTGTCGAGTCTAGAGTCAACGGTCCAAAATCATGAAAACAGTAACGCTTCTTCCTGCTCACGGGATGCACCTGAAAAG GATCTTGCTTCTGAAAACAAGGACTTGAAGTCTGAAATTGAAGCAGCCTTTACGTTGGTGGAGAAATTGATGGCTGAAAATGCGGAACTTGTGGAGAAG GTCACCGAGTTATGTGTTGAGTTGGATCACCAAAGTGCAGTCACTGAACCCAATGAGATGACTGAATTTGCTAAACCTACTGGTGTTGCCATTCCTCCACCAGAATCTGCTGAGTATGCGTCTGTGTCGGCCCCCAAGTTGAATTCATTGGAAGAGACTTCAGTGAAGGATAATGGTAACTCTTTTAATGACGCTAAGCATGTTGTTGGGGTAATGTCAAACTCGTCGTTGTTATCTGATGATGCTGGAGAAATCGTGCAAATTCCATTGGATGATAATGAAATACAAGATATAGAGTTGCAGGATGCTAAGAATGTGGAAAATGATGCTGATGCCGTGCCAATTACAGATGCTCCCCTTATCGGTGCTCCATTTCGTTTGATATCATTTGTTGCTAATTTTGTTAGTGGTGCTGACTTGGTTGACCCAAGCTCTTCAAACACCGCTCGTTGA
- the LOC114425304 gene encoding uncharacterized protein LOC114425304 isoform X10, with amino-acid sequence MGKALIWIQMVICQMAISEETIRKLKEENDIHIQKETLSKETIRKLKAENDMHIQKEAIMEETIRKLTEQNDLHMQKEIASEETIRKLKEKHDVHVQKEAISEDTIRNLKEKNDMHMQKETLSQETIRKLKEENEGHIQKEAISKETIKKFEEENDKLVQKETSLEMRIAQLQSENNSLLQKEAGLVERSNQLLNEKVVLSLKAESLERKINLLENDLSSFCEKEVGLETRFTQLHSENNSLLQKEATLVERTNQLLNEKEVLSLKGESLEQKIYLLESDLSSLVEKENSAKDTISKLNGNIAVLQVQVEELEESRNNLFLENQQLREKVSSLESTVQNHENSNASSCSRDAPEKDLASENKDLKSEIEAAFTLVEKLMAENAELVEKVTELCVELDHQSAVTEPNEMTEFAKPTGVAIPPPESAEYASVSAPKLNSLEETSVKDNGNSFNDAKHVVGVMSNSSLLSDDAGEIVQIPLDDNEIQDIELQDAKNVENDADAVPITDAPLIGAPFRLISFVANFVSGADLVDPSSSNTAR; translated from the exons ATGGGCAAAGCACTAATAtggattcaaatggtcatctgCCAAATG GCCATATCAGAAGAGACAATCaggaaattaaaagaagaaaatgatataCATATTCAGAAAGAG ACTTTATCAAAGGAGACAATCAGGAAATTAAAGGCAGAAAATGATATGCACATTCAAAAGGAG GCCATAATGGAAGAGACAATCAGAAAATTAACAGAACAAAATGACTTGCATATGCAGAAAGag ATTGCATCAGAAGAGACTATcagaaaattgaaagaaaaacatgatgTGCATGTTCAGAAAGag GCTATATCAGAAGATACAATtagaaatttgaaagaaaaaaatgatatgcACATGCAGAAAGAG ACCCTGTCACAGGAGAcaataagaaaattgaaagaagaaaatgaagggcaCATTCAGAAAGAG GCCATATCAAAGGAGACAATTAAAAAATTcgaagaagaaaatgataaactaGTTCAGAAAGAG ACTAGTCTGGAAATGAGAATTGCACAATTGCAAAGTGAGAATAATTCCTTACTTCAAAAAGAG GCTGGATTGGTGGAAAGAAGTAATCAGTTGCTGAATGAAAAGGTAGTTTTGAGCCTGAAAGCT GAGAGTTTAGAGCGAAAAATAAATCTTCTGGAGAATGATTTGAGTTCTTTTTGTGAGAAAGAA GTTGGACTGGAAACAAGATTCACACAATTGCACAGCGAGAATAATTCCTTACTTCAAAAAGAG GCTACATTGGTGGAAAGAACCAATCAGTTGCTGAATGAAAAGGAAGTTTTGAGCCTGAAAGGG GAGAgtttagaacaaaaaatatatcttctgGAGAGCGATTTGAGTTCTTTAGTCGAGAAGGAG AATTCAGCTAAAGACACTATTTCAAAGCTGAATGGCAACATTGCTGTGCTACAGGTGCAG GTGGAAGAGTTGGAGGAGTCCAGGAATAatctttttctagaaaaccAGCAATTGAGGGAAAAAGTGTCGAGTCTAGAGTCAACGGTCCAAAATCATGAAAACAGTAACGCTTCTTCCTGCTCACGGGATGCACCTGAAAAG GATCTTGCTTCTGAAAACAAGGACTTGAAGTCTGAAATTGAAGCAGCCTTTACGTTGGTGGAGAAATTGATGGCTGAAAATGCGGAACTTGTGGAGAAG GTCACCGAGTTATGTGTTGAGTTGGATCACCAAAGTGCAGTCACTGAACCCAATGAGATGACTGAATTTGCTAAACCTACTGGTGTTGCCATTCCTCCACCAGAATCTGCTGAGTATGCGTCTGTGTCGGCCCCCAAGTTGAATTCATTGGAAGAGACTTCAGTGAAGGATAATGGTAACTCTTTTAATGACGCTAAGCATGTTGTTGGGGTAATGTCAAACTCGTCGTTGTTATCTGATGATGCTGGAGAAATCGTGCAAATTCCATTGGATGATAATGAAATACAAGATATAGAGTTGCAGGATGCTAAGAATGTGGAAAATGATGCTGATGCCGTGCCAATTACAGATGCTCCCCTTATCGGTGCTCCATTTCGTTTGATATCATTTGTTGCTAATTTTGTTAGTGGTGCTGACTTGGTTGACCCAAGCTCTTCAAACACCGCTCGTTGA